TACTATTTTTAATTTTTTTACTTCCACTTACTGCATTAAGCCAGATTTCGGCGCCTAAATACAGCAACGAATTTTTAAACATTGGTGTAGGAGGGCGGGCCCTGGGTATGGGCAACGTGCAGGTGGGTTTTGTAAGCGATGCTACCGCCGGTTACTGGAACCCGGCCGGTTTGCTGCAATTGCCGCATAAATACAACGTTAGCTTAATGCATTCCGAGCTGTTTGCAGGTATTGTTAAAAACGATTTTGGGGCGTTTGCCCTGCCTCTGGATTCCAGCAGTGCACTGGGTTTTTCCATTACCCGCTCCGGCGTGGACGATATTGCTGATACCCGTCGCTTAAAAAATCACGAATACGGCTATTACCAGTACGACAGCATCCGTTTTTTCTCGGTAGCCGATTACGCCTTTTTAGTTTCGTACGCTCGCAAGAGTAATTTAATTAAAGGTTTGCAATTAGGCGCTAACGCTAAAATTATTTACCGCAACGTGGGGGCTTTTGCTACAGCCTGGGGCTTTGGCTTAGATGCCGGGGCGCAATTACAGTACAAAAAATGGCAGTTCGGAGTAATGGCCCGCGACATAACCACTACTTTTAATGCCTGGAGCCACAACCCCGATGAAATGCGCTACTCGCAGCTTTTGGTAGATTCTACGGCTACTTTGCCCAAAAATACTATTGAAATCACTTTACCCCGCCTGATACTCGGGGCTGCCCGAACGATAGACTTGCCCAAGAATTTAGGTTTGTTAGTTGCTGCCGATGTAGATTTTACTTTTGATGGCAAACGTAATGTGTTAGTCAAAACCCCGGTTTTTTCCCTCGATCCGAAAATTGCTTTGGAGCTAAACTACAACCACCTGGTATTTATCCGGGCCGGGATGAATAATTTGCAACAGATAAAAGAATTTAATAATCAAAAATCCTGGCAGTTTCAACCAAACTTTGGAGTAGGTATTGCCACCAACGGCTTGCAATTAGATTTGGCTTTGTCGAAAGTAGCCGATAATGTCGAAGTTTCTTCAATTATTGTTTCGTTGGGTTATGCTTTTGATAAATAGTAGATCGCGCAATTTACAGATGGTTCTATTTTCTACATTTTTTAAAAAATCCGTTTTCTTTACCACCATTGGTTTGCTTTGGGTGCTGGTAGCCCATGGCCAGGTGCCGGTGGGTAACGAGTGGATTAATTTCTCGCAAACGTATTATAAAATAAACGTTAGCAAAACGGGTATTTACCGCTTAGATCATACGTATTTGAATAATGCTGGTCTGGGGGGAGTAAATCCGCAAAATCTGCAATTATGGCGACGGGGCCAGGAAGTAGCTGTACACGTTGCCGGGGAAGCTGACGGAAAGATAAACCCCGGGGATTACCTGGAATTTTATGGCGAGCGCAACGATGGGCGATTAGACCGTGAAGTTTATAAAAATCCGCAGCACCATTCTAACCCTTACTTCAGCTTATACACCGATACCGCCGCATATTTTTTAACCGTAGCGCCCTCCCCGGGTAAACGCATGCCTATCGTGGATTTACCAAACACCAACTTAACTCCCGAAAACTGGCATAAAGCCGAACGATTAAAATTATATACCCAAGAGTACCAGGGCGGGGCTTTTTACGGCGAAAATCAGATGTCGTGGGGCGATGCCAGCGAAGGGTACGGTGATATGTGGTTCGGAACGATTGGAAGCGGAGCCAGGGCACGCATTAAAGATTTTGAAGTAGATTCTTTGCTCAACCTGGAACCCAGCGGTACTCCGCCTACCATCGAACTAGTACTGGAAGGAGTTTTGCGGGACCCGCATAATGTAACCATTGCGGTAGTTACGCCTGCCGGATCCGTGCGTAACCTGGAAGAGGATATTGTTTTTGGGCCAGCAGCCGGAATTCATAAGATATATACCTTGCAGCCCGGCGATATCTCACCGGCAGGTAAATTAAAAATCCGCTTTACTGTAAACCCCAAAGGTGTCGCCGATATCGTGCGGGTCAGGTATTTAAAAGTGCAATACGCCCATAAAAATTTATTCAGCGATCAACGCTTAACGTTATTACCCCCCGACTCCGTAAAAGCCACCTCTTCGTATGTTGTTTTTCAAAAAAGTACCACGCAAAACTTAAACGCTTACGAAATTACCAATCCATATAGTACTCGTAAAATAGTAGTAAACAATCAGGCAAACCAGGCTGGTTTTGTGAGCCCGGAACCTAATAATCGCCAACAAAAATATTTTTTACTGGCCGATAATAATTTTTTGATTCCGACCCCGGCCAAAAAAATCATTTTCCGGAATCTGGCTAACAGCCGGGCCAATTACATTATTTTGTATCATCGGCGATTAAGAAAACCAGCCGCAACTTACCCGGATCCGGTAAAAGCTTACGCTGACTACCGGGCCTCTACCCCCGGGGGCAAGCACGATACTTTGTCCTTAGAAATCCAGCAGATTTACGATCAGTTTCATTACGGCGAAAAGTCAGCGATGGCCGTGCGGCAACTGGTGCAATACCTAAGTAATCAAGGTAAACCCGAGTATATGCTGTTGCTGGGCCAGGCCCTACTGGCTGATTACGAAAATTTTGGCCGCTCCCGAACGGCTCCTTCTCCCGCGGCTATTCAGCGCGACATGGTACCTACCGGCTATCCTGCTTCCGATATATTTTTAACTTCGGACTGGGATAAAGATGTATACTTTCCCAAAATTGCGACGGGTAGAGTTGTAGCCCAAACGCCGGATGAATTGGCGGCTTATTTTGATAAAGTTAAAGAACACGAAGCTTTACCCAACAACCTGGACTGGCGAAAAAATATCTTGCATTTAGGTGGCGGCGATACCGAGCAGCTTAAATCTTACATTCAAAGTGCTTTAACCCGCTGGAAGAATATGGCAGAAAAAACGTATTTGGGCGCCAAGGTTAAAAGTATTTACCGGTTAAACAATACGGCCGGTGTAGAACGGTTAAACGTTAGCGCCGATATTAATGCAGGATTAGGTTTAGTTACTTTCTTCGGCCATTCTTCGCCCACCAACAACGATATAGATATTGGGCTGGTAACCGACCCGGTAAATGGCTATAATAATACCGGCAAATACCCCATGATGATTATGAACGGCTGCGCCACCGGTAACCCTTTTCTGGACAATACCTTTGGCGTAAATTGGTTATTAGCGCCCCAAAAAGGGATTATATTGTATTTGGCTAATACCAGCATCGGTTACGCTAATTTGCTGCAAATTTATTCCGAAAAGTTTTACGAAGTGGCTTTTACCGATTCTACTTTTTACGGCAAATCCGTGGGGCATATTCAGCAAGAAGTAATTAAGCGGTTTTTAAATGTGGCGCAAAGCCCTAATGCCACCGCCCAAGCCATGCAGATGCTGTTGCAAGGCGATCCGGCCTTACGGTTTTTTGCTCCACCTAAACCGGATTACGTAGTGCAGGAAAACGGGCCTTTTCTGCAGCCTTTCAACAACGAACGGCTTACCGCCGCCTCCGATTCTTTTACCATTGCCATACCGGTTAAAAACTTAGGCAAAGCCCTAACCGATTCCTTTTACGTTTCTGTTACCCGAAATAACGCCACCGTTATTGATTCGGTAATGTTTCCGGCGGTATATAACCAGGATACCTTATTTTTTAAATTTGTTGATAAAACGGGGCATTTCTCGGGAGTTAATCGGTTTACCATTGTGCTGGATCATCTAAACCAGGTTAGTGAAATGGATGAAACCAACAATACCTACACCTTTGAATATTACTTTCCGGCCAATACGGTGCAGGCACTTTATCCACCAGAATACGCCATTGTGCCGGAAAATACGGTTAAACTGGTAGGGCAATCGCTGCAAGAACAAACCCGTACCCAGGACTATTATTTTGAATTAGATACTTCTCCCGAATTTAATTCCAGTCGCAAGCAATCAACCACCATAAGTGGGGCTGGTGCTTTGCCCATCTGGCGGGTTTCTTTGCCGCCCAGCCAGGCGCCCGAAGATAGTGTGGTCTATTATTGGCGGTTCCGGACCAGTGAACTGGCACCGGGTCAGGATTCGATCGTGTGGGGTACCAGTTCCTTCCGGTATATTCCGGGTAGTCCCCGTGGGTGGTCGCAGAGTCAGCCGGCACAACTGGATCGGGCCATGCGTAACGGCATTGCCTTTGAACCAAGCAGTCAGAAATGGGAGTTTACGCCAAATTTTAAAAATTTAAATTTACGGGCCAGCGGCGGTAAGTTAACCAGCGCATTTCCCCCGAATGGTATTTTTATTGATGACCGCATCCGGTTTGATGGTAGTTGCGGGTTGGGGCAGCCGAACGTTTTGGCCGTGGTATTTAACGACAAAACGCTGGAGCAGCACCTCATGCCCAGTGATTTGGGAGCGGTTCTCTGCGGAAGTCCTCCTAAGTCGATGTACCACTTTGGTAATATTAATAATGCCACGAACCAGGAAAACCTACGCCGTTTTCTGCAGGCCGTGCCGGTAGGGTATTACGTAGCGCTTATTTCGGTAAACAACGTAGCGTTTTCAACCTTTTCGCCGGCCTTAAAAGAAGCTTTTCACCAGGTAGGCTCCCGTTTAATCGATAGTTTACAAACCGGTTATCCTTTTGCGCTCTTGGGGCGCAAAGGCCAGGCGGTGGGCTCGGCGCAGGAAGCTACCTACCTGCGCAGCAATGCTACCGAAGCAGCTTTGCAAGTGGCCGAATTAAATACCAACATGCAATCCCGGGGAGTGCAGGGTCAGATAACATCTACTTTTGTGGGACCGGCTACCGCGTGGCGCAAAGTAAATTGTGCCGTGAAAAAAAATGGAGCCGGCCCTGACCGTTTTGCTTTAACCGTGCGCGCCTACAACGAACAACGGAACCGGGATACGCTACTTTACAATAATATAACGGTAAAAGAATTAGATTTATCTAAATTGTCGGCTAGCCGGTATCCATATCTCCGGCTGCAATTAACCGTTTCGGATACTTTAGACCGGACCGCCCCGCAACTTAATCAATGGTTGGTTTTATACGAAGGCACCCCCGAAGGAGTCGTGCGCGTAGATACTTTAGGCTCGGACAAGTACAAGGATTTAGGCGTTCAGGCAGCTTCGGGCAGCATCAGCACCAGCTTTGTTTTTCAGAATATTTCGGATTATAACTTTCCGGATTCTTTGGTGGCCCGGTTTACTTTACAAGGTACCAATGGCTTTACCCGGGATATTAAAGTAAAGCCGCTGGCCAAAGGAGAAGCCACGGCAATCCCGGTTACGTTTGCTACCCGTAATTTAAGCGGGAAGTACATTTTGCGCTTGTTTGTAAACCCTTACCTGCAACCCGAATTAAATTATATCAATAACGTTTTTGAAATACCTTTTACGGTGGGCACCAATACCCCGCCATTGCTAGATGTAGCTTTTGATGGGCAACATATCCTGGATGGCGACATTGTATCGCCCAACCCACAAATAACGGTTTTGGTAAAAGATGAAGACAAGTACTCGTTTATAAAAGATACTGAGGGTATGGAGATGCTCTTGCTGCGGCCAAACAGCGCCAACTACGAGCAAATAAACTTAAGCGGCAGCAACGTAAAAGTATTTCCGGCAGATAAGAAAAGTGATTTTCGGGTGGAGTACCGGCCGGAAAACCTGGAAAACGGAATTTATAAACTGCGGGTTCAGGCGCGGGATGCCAGTAACAACCAGGCTGGTTTTGAGCCTTACGAAATCAGTTTTAATGTAATTAACGAATCCACCATTACTAATTTTTATCCTTATCCAAATCCTTTATCTAGTAAAACCCGGTTTGTATTTACGGTTACCGGCACCGAAGTTCCGCAAAATTTAAAGGTGCAGATATTAACGGTTACGGGTAAAGTTATCCGGGAAATTACCAAAGAAGAATTAGGCCCGATAAAGATCGGCAATAATACCAGCGAATACGCCTGGGATGGCACCGATGAATTTGGCGATAAACTGGCTAATGGCGTTTATTTGTACCGGGTAGCAATGGATACAGATTTGTTCTCGCACCGCAAAACGGCCGCCGATAAATCGTTTAAGAAGGGCTACGGTAAATTGTATATTTTGCGTTAAAGCAATATTTTTAAATTTTAAAAAATTTTAATTTTTACCAATAAAAAAGCAGCTATTTGCGGTAGCTGCTTTTTTACTTTATTTATATTGGATATTATAAATTAGGATTACGGTCCATGTCTAGGTTATTGGTAGTGCGGTTGGTATGGGTGGTGGTACTATCTACATCACCACTCAGGTTTTCCACTTCTACATCGGTCCGGCGAACGGTTTCGTGAATGGTTTCCTGACGTTCTTCTACGTCTTTACCCAAGCGTACTTCTTCTACCACGCGGGCTTCTTTGCCCACTACCGGCACTTCGGCTTGCTCTCTTAATTCAATTTCGCCTTCGCGGAAATTAGCTAAATCGGCTTCGGTAGCCGGACGGTTTACCGGGTTACGCTCCACACGAACGTGTTCTACGCGCAAACGTACGCTTTCTTCTACGGGGCGTTCAATAATCCGGCTTCTGATCCGGGCGCCACCGGTTTCCACTACGCGTTTACCAACCTGCAATTCTTCTTCAATAATCGGAATAGCAGTAGAGTTAGTAGTATCGGCAGTATTAAAGTTGGTATCGGTATTGTAGTTTCCGCTCCGGTATTGGGAAGCTCGCTCATCAACATCTACAGCTCCGTATTGATCTAAAATCCGGGCAGCCTCATCGGCCTCAGTAGCCGAATTGGCGTGTACTGTAAGAATAGAGCCCCGACGACCTACTTCGCTGTAAGTTCTAACGGTGTCATCATCGTCGGAGCCAAACAAATTCCGGAAGAATCTACTTACGCTGTCGTCATCGTCGTTATTATAAGTGCTGCTGGTGTTATAATCGTTGGTGGTGGTAACGCTGGCAGTTCCGGGAGTGGAAATATCAATTCTATCTTGTGAAATGCCTGCGTTCATTAAGTGTTGTAAGGCTTGTTGCGCTTCAGACGCATTGTCGAATATTCCTATTACTGTTTGTGACATAGTTTTATTTATTTAAGGTTTAAGGTATTGGTATTAAAAAAAGTAAGGCTTTACGTCAAATCGTTGCTTTTAAAATCCGTTGTTGTTCTTTCAATATTTACTTCTTCTTTCCGGAGCGTTACCGTTTCTGATACTTTGGTTTCTGTTTGCTGTTTTTGCACCCGTATTTCTTCCACCAACATGAGGCGTTTTTCAATTACTACTACTTCTTGCACCACCGGTATTACCATTACATCGCCTTCGTAACGTATCGCGGGGGCAGCATCGATGTATTGGTTAATGGGTACCCGGTCTACCTGTACGTGTTCTTGCAATAAAGCAGCTTCTACCAAGGCTTCTTCCTCGTTTACTTTTTTAGTAATTCGTACTTTGCCGGTTTCTACTACTTTCTTGTCAAGCTTTATTGTTTCCTCAATTACCGGAATAGAATGAACCGTTTTGTCTGTTTCATTCCGCCAGTTATTGTTCCGGATTTCGTCCATTGTATTTTTATAAAAATTTAAAAAATCACTTACTCCTAATAAGTAAGTTGGTAAAGGCTCATACGGTACTTATAATTTATTGTTTAACTTCGTATCGGAAATTTATTATTTTAAATAACACAAGAGTTAACAATCCGGTAATCTAATTACTCTTCGAGCCAATTAAAAAGGTTGCAAAAAGAAAGGTAAATTGCTGAAAAATATAATTTTAATGAATTGCAATAGAAACAAACGAGGTTTAATAATAAATTTTTATCTACTAATAAATTATTATATAAAATTTTTAATGGCAAAAAAGTTATATTTTTATTGACTAATGTTCAGCCGGGGTTTGCAAACTCAATTCTGATTTTACGCTAAATTACCGGCTTAAAATTGCCTTTAACAAAAGTAGGATTACTCGAATTAAAGTAAAAGGGGATGGATGCTGATTGGAAATAGCCGTTTATAAACTTGCCGGGGAAAACAAGATAATAGCTTAAAACTATTGCTACAAAAACAAAAAATTTAAAAATCAGCGGGGTTCCAGAAGTTGCTTCAGCTAAGAAATAGATTTAGCTTCGTTTTAGTTGAATAAAGCTGTAATTGTATTTATTTTTCTCGTCGGCGGTAAAATCCTGGCGGCTTACTTCTTGCCATTCCTTCGGGTTTATTTCCGGGTAAAAAGTATCACCCGCAAAATTTTCGTGAATCAAGGTTAGAAACATGGTGTCGATGTATGGCAAGGCCTGCTGCAGTATTTCGGCGCCGCCAATAATAAATACATCCGAATTAATTTGCTGGGCTTTTGTAATGGCACTGCTAACATTATTTACAACCAGGCAACCGGGTTGGTGATATTCCGGCTGGCGCGTTATAATAATGCTGGTGCGATTTGGTAAAGGCTTGCCGATGGACTCAAAGGTTTTTCGACCCATGATGATGGGGTGGCCCGTCGTTAAATTTTTAAAAAATTTTAAATCGGCGGGCAAATGCCAGGGTAATTGGTTGTTTTTGCCAATTACCCGGTTCTCCGACATTGCAAATACAGAAGCAATCATGTGGTGGTGGTTACGCGTTGGTGGTAATGTTAGTTAAACTGGCCGACGAAAGTATTGTTTTAATGTTAGAAACTGTACTGCTTTAATGACAGTAATTAGCTCGGTGCCAGAAAATTTATTTGATTCAGACAGGCATGGTTTATTATCAAAACTTATACCCGCGCAGCAACTCTTCTGTGCTCATCCGTTTTTTACCTTCCAGTTGCAGATCAATTACTTTTAAAGTTCCTTGGGTGGTGGCAAAATGTAAATAAGTTTTATTATCGGTTTGTAAGGTGCCGGGCTGGGGTTGCTCGTGGGTAGTAGGTGCCTCGGGCAAAACTACGGAACGGTAAATTTTTAAAATTTTGTTATTTACCTTGGTCCAGGCGCCCGGATAAGGCGCTAAACCCCGGATAAAGTTGTGGATTTGAACCGCGGATTGCTGCCAGTTGATCTCACAAAATTCTTTCGAAATTTTAGGCGCTTCTTTTAGCTCGGCGTGCTTGGGTTGCGGTAGCGGCTGTACCTGGTTGTTTTCGATGGCTTGCACCGTTTTTAAAGCTAAATCTGCGCCCAAGTGTTTCAGCTTTTCGTACAGCGAGCCAAAATCATCATCATCCGCAATACTTATTTTTTCCTGCAACAAAATATCGCCGGTATCAATTTGGTGCCGCAGAAAAAACGAGGTGACGCCGGTTTCTTTTTCACCGTTAATCAAAGCCCAATTTATGGGGGCGGCGCCGCGGTAATCGGGTAGCAACGAACCGTGAATATTAAACGTGCCAATGGCCGGCATGCTCCAAACTACCTCGGGCAGCATTCGAAAGGCCACAATTATTTGCAGGTTAGCCTGGTAGCTGCGTAGTTCCTGAATAAAGGCTTCGGATTTTAGATTAGTAGGCTGCAGTACCGGAATATTCTGGCTAACTGCATATTCTTTCACCGGCGAAGGCGTTAACTTTAAACCCCGGCCGGCGGGTTTATCGGGGGCGGTAATTACCGCTACCACTGGGTACTTATTTTCGATTAGCTTTTGCAAAGTAGGTACGGCAAAATCTGGAGTACCCATAAATATAATTCTAAGTTCCTGAGCCATTGTTTTAATCAGAACAGTTAATAAAGCCTTTCAGCAAAATTATTCTATTTAAGTAAACCAGGTAAATATACGTTACCAAAGTTGGGTCGGGCGCTTTTTTTTAAACCTCCTGCGTTTACCGCTGCAATATGGGGGAGCCGCTTAGAATTTAAAAATTTTAAAAAATCTTTTACTGTATATGATAACTTGACGGCATGTGCGGGTAGTTTGCTGGCGCCACGTATAAAGTAATTCCTGGTTATATTTAAAATTCTGACTTTAAGTACTTACCTAAATACAGATTGGCAACTTTCACCGGCTTTTGCGTACAAATACCCAAATTAGTTAAATTGATTAAGGGTTTGAGCAGGTAATTTAAAATCCTGAACGGGATAGCTTACCATAATTGAAAGTAAAACCGTACAGGCTAATCTGTTTTTTAACCATACAAAATTAACACTGAAACTACTTTTCAGAAACCGCTCCTAAACCATTTAGTTGTAAGTTCAATTTCGTGCCTATATTTGCTTTATAATACGACCGCGTGAATATTTCGAGATATATATCCAGTAAAATAGGTGCAGCCGGAGGTGATTCTTTTACCTCCTCGGTTACTAAAATTGCCATTATCAGCATTGCCGTGGGTTTGGCCATCATGATTGTTTCCTTTGCCATTCTGCAAGGTTTCCGCAACGAAATACAACGTAAAATTTTTTCCTTCGGGGCGCACCTGCAAATCAGTAAATACGACACCAACAATTCCTTCGAACGCAAACCCATTAGCGCCAATAAGGTGGTGAAAAACTTAAAAGGAATTCCGGAAATCAAACATTACCAGCCTTTTGCTTTTAAAACCGCTATTATTAAAACCGACGATGAGGTATACGGGGTTATTTTAAAAGGAATCGATAAAGATTATGATTTTAAACCCATGCAACAGAACCTGGTGGGTGGTAAAGTAATTACTTTTTCGGATACTGCGGCCTCTAACGATATCATGATCAGTAGTCAGGTTGCCAGCAAATTACGAATCAAATTGGGCGATAAGGTTAGTTTCTTTTTTATTCAGAACCCGCCCCGGGCGCGGCGGTTTACGGTAAAAGGAATTTTTAAAACCGGCCTGGAAGAGTTCGACCAGGTTTACGTTTTAGCCGACATGCAGCATATCCGGGATTTAAATAAGTGGAATGATACCTTAGTAACAGGCTACGAAATTATGTTGAAGGATTTTAACAAAATTGATACGGTAGCCACCACCGTTTTTAACCGCATGAATTATGATTTGCAACTGGAAAAAGTAACCGATCAGTACGCCCAGTTATTTGACTGGATGAAACTGCTGAACCAGAACGTGATCATTTTTTTAATTCTGATTATTTTTGTGGCCACTTTTAACATGGTTTCGTCGGTGTTTATCATGATTCTGGAGCGCACCAACATGATTGGTTTACTAAAAGCCCTTGGCGCCACCGACCCGCAAATCCGGAAAGTATTTTTTTACAAAGGGGTACAGTTAACTTTGCGCGGTTTGGTGTATGGCAATTTAATTGGCCTGGGTTTTTGCGCGTTTCAGTATTTTACCAAAGCTATTCCCCTCGATCCCGAAAACTACTACATGGATACTGTACCCATTGCCTGGAACCCGGGCATTATCATTATCTTGAACTTAGTTACCCTGGGGCTTACCATGCTAGCCATTATGATCCCCACGTACATGATTGCCAAAATTAAACCCGTAACTGCTATTAAGTTTGATTGATTTAGTCGATGGTCCATAGTCCATGGATTTTAAAATCAATAGAGTTTGTATTTAAAAAGCATTGTTGTACTTAGAGTTAGCGAAGCGCTCTAAGTAATTTTGGGATAGCCAATCTCTGATTGGCGTAACTAAGCATTCTGATAAACGCTAATCAGTGATTGGTTGTCTAGAAATGTACAGAGACCGCTAACGCGAACTCTGCACGTAACCATTGGTTGGATTTTCTTCTTGTTGTCTTGGTTAATTCTGCTAATTGATTCTACAAGCTAGACAGAGTAGAAAAGCTAAAATTTTTAAAATTTATTAGAATACAACTAAACCGATTACCGGGATGCGTTGGGATCGCGGTAGGCGATGGTAATGCCGTTTTTCTCGAAGGCTGAGCGAATCCAATCGTGAAAGTCGTTGGTGATGCCACCCACATTGCCTTTGGCAGCCCAAACCCGGGTATAGATATTTACTCCCATATCGGTGTTTTCGGAAACTACCTGCGGCGCTGGTTCCGGCAGAATGCGGTTATCTTGGGCAATTAGCTGGCGAATCAAATTTTTTGCTAATGCTACATCGTTGCCATAATGAATCAAAATCCGGATATCGGCCCGCCGGTTAGATTCTACATCGTAGTTCACGATGGTGCTGGAGGCTAACGGACCATTAGGGATGTAAATCGTTTTATTTTCGGGAGTTTTAATAACCGTATTTAAAATATTAATCAGGTTTACGGTACCGCTTACGCCTTGCGCCTCAATGTAATCGCCTACCCGGAACGGCTTTAAAGCCAGTATCAGCACTCCACCGGCAAAATTCGCCAAGCTGCCCTGCAAAGCTAAACCAATGGCCAAGCCCGCCGAACCCAATACGGCAAACACCGAGGTCATTTCCATACCCAGTTGGGATATTACCGCAATAATGAGCAGGATTTTTAATGCCACGTTTAACACATTGCGCAAAAAAGGCCGCAACGATGGGTCTACGTTGTGGGTTATCATTTCCCGGTTAATAAACTTTACAATCCGGTTTATCACCCATAAGCCAATAAACAAAAGCAGCATGGCTACCAAAAAGCGGGCGCCGTAGGTTACAAAAAAGGTAGTCAGGGTTTCGCGGTACCGGTTAAAGTCAAAGAAATCGTGGTTCATCGGCTTCTTAATTATTTTTAAATTTTTCAGATTTTCCAGAATCCAGAGTTGTACGCAAATGTTTTTAAAAAGCTGTTAAATGGCGGCATTGTAATAGCAGATTCGGATCGGGGCAAAGTTGCGCATACATAGTTTTCTCATTCGGACTACATACTCCCGGAAAATCGCCTGTCTGGCTCATCATATCGGTAATTAATTGAAAATGAAGGTGCGGCGGCCAATCGCCATTTTCCGGAAAATCACCAATAAAACCTACTTGTTCTCCTTTATTAAAAATTTTACCAA
The sequence above is a segment of the Adhaeribacter swui genome. Coding sequences within it:
- a CDS encoding putative type IX sorting system protein PorV2 — protein: MQKKILSILLFLIFLLPLTALSQISAPKYSNEFLNIGVGGRALGMGNVQVGFVSDATAGYWNPAGLLQLPHKYNVSLMHSELFAGIVKNDFGAFALPLDSSSALGFSITRSGVDDIADTRRLKNHEYGYYQYDSIRFFSVADYAFLVSYARKSNLIKGLQLGANAKIIYRNVGAFATAWGFGLDAGAQLQYKKWQFGVMARDITTTFNAWSHNPDEMRYSQLLVDSTATLPKNTIEITLPRLILGAARTIDLPKNLGLLVAADVDFTFDGKRNVLVKTPVFSLDPKIALELNYNHLVFIRAGMNNLQQIKEFNNQKSWQFQPNFGVGIATNGLQLDLALSKVADNVEVSSIIVSLGYAFDK
- the porU2 gene encoding putative type IX secretion system sortase PorU2 — its product is MVLFSTFFKKSVFFTTIGLLWVLVAHGQVPVGNEWINFSQTYYKINVSKTGIYRLDHTYLNNAGLGGVNPQNLQLWRRGQEVAVHVAGEADGKINPGDYLEFYGERNDGRLDREVYKNPQHHSNPYFSLYTDTAAYFLTVAPSPGKRMPIVDLPNTNLTPENWHKAERLKLYTQEYQGGAFYGENQMSWGDASEGYGDMWFGTIGSGARARIKDFEVDSLLNLEPSGTPPTIELVLEGVLRDPHNVTIAVVTPAGSVRNLEEDIVFGPAAGIHKIYTLQPGDISPAGKLKIRFTVNPKGVADIVRVRYLKVQYAHKNLFSDQRLTLLPPDSVKATSSYVVFQKSTTQNLNAYEITNPYSTRKIVVNNQANQAGFVSPEPNNRQQKYFLLADNNFLIPTPAKKIIFRNLANSRANYIILYHRRLRKPAATYPDPVKAYADYRASTPGGKHDTLSLEIQQIYDQFHYGEKSAMAVRQLVQYLSNQGKPEYMLLLGQALLADYENFGRSRTAPSPAAIQRDMVPTGYPASDIFLTSDWDKDVYFPKIATGRVVAQTPDELAAYFDKVKEHEALPNNLDWRKNILHLGGGDTEQLKSYIQSALTRWKNMAEKTYLGAKVKSIYRLNNTAGVERLNVSADINAGLGLVTFFGHSSPTNNDIDIGLVTDPVNGYNNTGKYPMMIMNGCATGNPFLDNTFGVNWLLAPQKGIILYLANTSIGYANLLQIYSEKFYEVAFTDSTFYGKSVGHIQQEVIKRFLNVAQSPNATAQAMQMLLQGDPALRFFAPPKPDYVVQENGPFLQPFNNERLTAASDSFTIAIPVKNLGKALTDSFYVSVTRNNATVIDSVMFPAVYNQDTLFFKFVDKTGHFSGVNRFTIVLDHLNQVSEMDETNNTYTFEYYFPANTVQALYPPEYAIVPENTVKLVGQSLQEQTRTQDYYFELDTSPEFNSSRKQSTTISGAGALPIWRVSLPPSQAPEDSVVYYWRFRTSELAPGQDSIVWGTSSFRYIPGSPRGWSQSQPAQLDRAMRNGIAFEPSSQKWEFTPNFKNLNLRASGGKLTSAFPPNGIFIDDRIRFDGSCGLGQPNVLAVVFNDKTLEQHLMPSDLGAVLCGSPPKSMYHFGNINNATNQENLRRFLQAVPVGYYVALISVNNVAFSTFSPALKEAFHQVGSRLIDSLQTGYPFALLGRKGQAVGSAQEATYLRSNATEAALQVAELNTNMQSRGVQGQITSTFVGPATAWRKVNCAVKKNGAGPDRFALTVRAYNEQRNRDTLLYNNITVKELDLSKLSASRYPYLRLQLTVSDTLDRTAPQLNQWLVLYEGTPEGVVRVDTLGSDKYKDLGVQAASGSISTSFVFQNISDYNFPDSLVARFTLQGTNGFTRDIKVKPLAKGEATAIPVTFATRNLSGKYILRLFVNPYLQPELNYINNVFEIPFTVGTNTPPLLDVAFDGQHILDGDIVSPNPQITVLVKDEDKYSFIKDTEGMEMLLLRPNSANYEQINLSGSNVKVFPADKKSDFRVEYRPENLENGIYKLRVQARDASNNQAGFEPYEISFNVINESTITNFYPYPNPLSSKTRFVFTVTGTEVPQNLKVQILTVTGKVIREITKEELGPIKIGNNTSEYAWDGTDEFGDKLANGVYLYRVAMDTDLFSHRKTAADKSFKKGYGKLYILR
- a CDS encoding YsnF/AvaK domain-containing protein is translated as MSQTVIGIFDNASEAQQALQHLMNAGISQDRIDISTPGTASVTTTNDYNTSSTYNNDDDDSVSRFFRNLFGSDDDDTVRTYSEVGRRGSILTVHANSATEADEAARILDQYGAVDVDERASQYRSGNYNTDTNFNTADTTNSTAIPIIEEELQVGKRVVETGGARIRSRIIERPVEESVRLRVEHVRVERNPVNRPATEADLANFREGEIELREQAEVPVVGKEARVVEEVRLGKDVEERQETIHETVRRTDVEVENLSGDVDSTTTHTNRTTNNLDMDRNPNL
- a CDS encoding YsnF/AvaK domain-containing protein, whose product is MDEIRNNNWRNETDKTVHSIPVIEETIKLDKKVVETGKVRITKKVNEEEALVEAALLQEHVQVDRVPINQYIDAAPAIRYEGDVMVIPVVQEVVVIEKRLMLVEEIRVQKQQTETKVSETVTLRKEEVNIERTTTDFKSNDLT
- a CDS encoding dihydrofolate reductase yields the protein MIASVFAMSENRVIGKNNQLPWHLPADLKFFKNLTTGHPIIMGRKTFESIGKPLPNRTSIIITRQPEYHQPGCLVVNNVSSAITKAQQINSDVFIIGGAEILQQALPYIDTMFLTLIHENFAGDTFYPEINPKEWQEVSRQDFTADEKNKYNYSFIQLKRS
- the fmt gene encoding methionyl-tRNA formyltransferase; this encodes MAQELRIIFMGTPDFAVPTLQKLIENKYPVVAVITAPDKPAGRGLKLTPSPVKEYAVSQNIPVLQPTNLKSEAFIQELRSYQANLQIIVAFRMLPEVVWSMPAIGTFNIHGSLLPDYRGAAPINWALINGEKETGVTSFFLRHQIDTGDILLQEKISIADDDDFGSLYEKLKHLGADLALKTVQAIENNQVQPLPQPKHAELKEAPKISKEFCEINWQQSAVQIHNFIRGLAPYPGAWTKVNNKILKIYRSVVLPEAPTTHEQPQPGTLQTDNKTYLHFATTQGTLKVIDLQLEGKKRMSTEELLRGYKF